The sequence GGCTTCGGCCAGCGCGGTGTGGAGGGCATGATAGTCGCGGCTCAGTACGCCCGCGAACATAACATACCATATCTTGGCCTCTGCCTCGGGATGCAGGTCTCCGTCATAGAGTTCGCGCGCCACGTCCTCGGATGGACCGACGCCAACAGTCTTGAGATGGACGAAAATACGACGCATCCCGTCATACATCTCATGGAAGAGCAGAAAAATATTGCTGAAATAGGGGGCACCTCGCGCCTCGGCGCCTACCCGTGCCAGATAAGCGCAGGCTCAAAGGCTGAAAAAATCTACGGGGCGAACAGTATTGAAGAACGTCACCGCCACCGTTTTGAGTTCAACAACGATTACATAAACGAGTTTGCCGCGGCCGGCATGAATGTTGCCGGCGTATGCCCTACCGGCGGGCAGGTCGAAATAATGGAAAATGTCAATCATCCGTGGATGGTAGGCGTCCAGTTCCATCCTGAGTTCCTTTCGCGCCCAGTAAAGCCGCATCCGCTTTTTAAGGCCTTTATAGCGGCGGCTCTCGAGCTCCAGAAGAAAAACAAAAGGGGGTAATATCGAAATGAAGAAAAAAATTCTTGTCTGCGCGGCTCTCTCCGCGGTTCTCTTCTCAGCCGCCAGCGCCTTTTGCGCCGAGACGGCGGCTGCTCCTGCTGCGGCGCCCGCGCCAACAGTACAGGTGCCCGCTGCAACTGCTGCGGCTCCCGCTCCTGCGGCGCAGCCAGCTCCGGCTCCAGTCCCTGCCGTAGTTTCAACGGGAACGCAGAACACGATAATAGCGCCGGCGGTGGGCGCAGCTCCCGCGTTCAAGACGCTGGAACGCGTAGAGACAATAGTCTACGGCGCTCCCCGCGAAGGCGGAATGGTGGCCAGGCTCAGCGAAGTTGAAAAGACCGTCTTTGGACGCGAGCTTCCTGGAAGCCTGACGGAACGCCAGACCGCGCTACTTGATTTTCTGGAAAAGGGCACCGCGACGCAGCCCTCTCTGCTTTTTAAATTGTCAGTGGCCGAATGGGCCGTTGAACAGCAGATACATCCCACATGGGCGCTCTCAAAGAGAGTCGACATGATGGAGGGCGTTGTTGAAGGCTCCACGCAGGGAGGCCCGCTCGTCTCCCGCATAGAGCGTCTGCTTACGAAGCTCCTGCCAGACGGAGTGACCGCCACCCCCGTACTGCTGCCCAAAGAAAGCATAGTAAAGGGCGCGCTGCTGACGACCCTCTCCGTGAGGAACGTCAAAGTAAACGACATAATCATCTTGGGCCTCGTTGAGCCTGTATCCTACAACGGACAGCTCGTCGCCCCGAAGGGCAGCCGCGTCTTCGGCCATATCACAAAGGTGAAGCCTCCGCGCAGCTTCGGACGTTCCGCTGAGATAGAGCTGCAGCTTGATACGCTTGAGGTGCTCGGCCCCTCCGTAATTCCCATCAGCGTAGGCGAGGCCGCGAAAAAGGCGATGGATGCCGACAGCGGCGTGATAGGCGCGGCTGGCGCAAGCGTAGCTGGCGCTATCCTTCTTGGCCCTGTGGGGCTTGCCGGCGGCTTTTTGATCCGCGGCAACGACAAACAGCTCAAAGAAGGCACTCTCTTCTATGTTCAGACGGTAGGCGAGGCAAACGTGCTCTCCTACACGATACCGACTCAGATCACCCCGTTGTCGCAGCCTGAAGGCTCAGCGCCTCAGGGGACAAGCAATCGGCCGTAGGTTAAGGTTCCCTGTTGCAGAAGAAAATATCCAAAACCAAAATCATTCTCCTGACGGTTGTCGCTGTGACAGCCGTCGGGGTGTTTTATATGTGGCGCGACCTTAATCTGGACTCTATCAAAAAAGTTCCGATACCGGACGTCGTCGTCGAAAATCTTGACCTTAACCGCGTCATAAAGGGCGATACGTGGAAGTTCCGTTCCCCGCGCGTCGAACACAAGGAGGGCATGGTCTACGGAGATTCTATGGACGTCACAATCACCTCTCCCAACGGAAGGGTCTCCCATATCACAGCCGAAAAGGGCGTTTTTTCACGCGCGAACAACGACCTCACCCTTAAGAACGCCGTAGGCCGCATGCAGGAAAAAGATAAAGTCTACGACCTTAAATCAGGAAACGTCTTTTACGAGGCGGCGAAGGAAAACTGGCATTTCAGCGACGGCATAGAGCTTATCATCGGCAAGATAAAGGTGAGCGGCAAAAACGGGACCTACGATACAAAAAGCGGGGACTGCAAAATAACCAACGGAGGCCTCATCACATGGAGCGATTGATATTTAAAAATAAAATAACCAAAGGCCTGGCGCTCTTCGTCATCCTTTGTCTGGCCGCCTGCGCGCAGCCGGCAGCGGCTCAGACGGACGCCGCGCGGCAGACGGAACAGAGCAAACCGTATACTCCCGCCTATGAGGAACTGCTCGCGCCCGGCGCCAAATCAAACGCGGACGACATGGCAGTTCCGCTGAAGCCGTCCGCGCCCGCAAGCGCCGCCGTCGAGCAAGAGGCTTCCGATGAGGAGGCGCCTGAGGCGCCGAAGACCCCGCAAAACGAGGTCTTTCTTGACGCGGACGAGGTGAGCTACGGAGAAAATACGGGGCTTGCCACCGCGGAGGGCAACGTAAAGATAACCAACAAACAGGTGCGTCTTTTTGCGCCCTACGCCGAATACAACGCAAATACGAACATCGTCGACGCCTACTCCGATCACCGTGAGAACGTCGTCATCTTCTCCGGCGGGGACAAATTTACCGGCAAGCATCTCAAATACAACATGGAGACGCGGCGTGGAGTGCTGACGCAGGTCTCCGGTAAATCCGAAGCCATGTACATGCAGGGCGGCACGGTGAAGCTGATGCCGCTTGAGGACGCGATAAAGCAGGGCATCGTAAACGCGCCCAGGAAGAAAAAGAGCAGCCAAAGCGAAGACGTAGCGGAATGGCTCGGCGTTACGTCGACCACCTGTGATTTTACGAACCCGCATTATCGTCTAGTCTCAAAGAAAGTCATCGTCTATCCCGGCAAGAAGACGGTCATCAAAAAGCCGAAGTTCTATATAGGCAAAACGCTCATCATGCCGTACCCGTTCGACTATATCGTAAACAGCAAAAAGAACAAAAACGACATCATGCCCATCCTGCGCTTTGACTCAAACAAAGGAATGGGCTTCGGTATCAAGGGACCGATAGACATGGGCGAATGGGGCGAGCTGGACCTTGCCACAGTCTATTGGACGAACGACATCTGGGAGGCCAAGATCGGCTACCAGTACGAAATTACGGACGGCCTGACAGCCTTTGCCGCGACGAACCGCCTGTACAACTCCGACGAAAAGGAGATACTCTGGCGCCCGAACTGGGGCGTCAAGTACGCAAAAAGCGGCTGGGAGGCAAAACTTTGGTGGTCAGAGCGCGAGCTCGTCACCACGGAGATGGTGCCCGGCTACGAAGAGCGCTTCAACGTATGGCGCAAGCCCGAATTTCTGCTTTACACGCCGTGGGTGAAAGACGGCGTCACAGGCGGCCAGTTCAGAGGAGTCGGTATCTGGGGAACCTATCAGGACAACCGCGGCTCCGCGGGGCAGTGGATAGACCGCTACGCGCTCGGCGTTGAATATAACGGCAACCCGACGTGGTCCATCGGCTTTCTGAAACCGTTTTACGGCGCGCGCTACATGGGCTACCATTACTCCGAGCCCGACCAGAATCAGGATGTTTCGGAGGCCTGGTTTGGATTTAATTATAAGATCGGCGCATTTGACTTCAACAGCTACTACTTCCGCAGATGGGTCGGCGGAGCAAGCCCCATGGGCTGGGACGCCTACTCGGAGAATAAAGATATATATCAGACGGTCGGCTTTCCTCTGCCTCTTGGCGCCTCTTGGGAGAAATGGTATTTGTCGGTCACCGCGGCCTATAATTATATAACGGAAGAGATAGGCTCGATGCGCTATACCATCACCTATGACAAGCACTGTATGACTTGGCAGGCTTGGTATCTCGACAACAGATCAGGAGACGAAAAGAAGTTCGGCCTTACATTCTTCATCAACGCCTATCCGGAATACAAGCTTGAACTTGGCTCCGATACGACGGGCGCAAAAGAGGACGATTTCTAAATTTTTTAAATTTTACAAAGGAGAAACAATATATGAAAATAGTTGTTTTGTACGGCGGCACGAGCCCGGAGCGCGAGGTATCGCTCAACTCAGGTGTTGCGGTTGCGGATGCTTTGCGCGAATTTGGCTACGAGGTCGAAGCCTATGACATCACCTCGATACGCACATTTATAGAAAAGTGGCCCAGCTTTAAAGCGGACGGCGTTTTTATCGCGCTGCACGGCGGCTGGGGCGAAGACGGCAGGCTGCAGGCCGTGCTTGAAGCCTTCGAGATACCCTATACCGGCTCTGGCCCGGAGGCCTCGATGCTTTCGATGGATAAGAGCGCGGCGAAGCTAGTCTTTATAAACGCCGGTATACCCGTGCCGGAGGGTTTTATAGCCACGAAAGAAAACGACGCGAGGGACGCGGCTGAAAAATTCCTGAAAAAATACGGCAAGATAATAGTCAAGCCAAACGGCAGCGGGAGCACCGTAGGCGTGACGCAGCTCACCGACATCGGAGGCTACGGCGCGGCGCTTGCGCTTGCGTGGGAATCGGAGCCGAAGGCGCTGGTCGAGCAGTTCATCGAGGGAGAAGAACTTACCGTCCCCGCCTTTGAGGATGCAGTGGAGGGCCTCCGCGCTCTGCCCGCGATACACATCAAGCCAAAGAGCGGCTATTACGATTACAAAAATAAATATACGGCCGGCAACACGGAATATGTCTGCCCAGCGGACTTCTCCTGCGAGATATCGCAAAAAATCGCGGAGTACGGCGCCGCCGCCCACAGGGCGCTCGGCTGCAGCTCATACAGCAGAACGGACCTGCGTCTTGCGCCGGACGGAGGCCTGTTCGTCCTTGAATTGAACACTGCGCCAGGCATGACCTCTACAAGCCTTGTGCCAAAGGCGGCAAAGGCCGCCGGGATGTCATTCGGAGAATTTCTTGACAAAGTGATCAAAAATTCTTTTTCAAAATAAATAAAATCAAAAAATAAAGAGGGGCGCGCAGGCGTCCCTCATATTTTTATGCTTTGTCGGCGAGTCGTTTTGACTTCGGTCAGGCTACTTGAGCTGGATCTTTTCGACCTTCAGATGACGGATGCCGCGCGGTGTGCGCACCATGACTTCGTCGTCGACCCTTTTGCCCATTACAGCCTTGCCGACCGGGCTTGCCGCCGATATGCGGTTTTCTTTGATGTCGGCCTCTTCGGTGCCGACCAGCGTATAAACGAACTTCTTTTTCATGTCGAGGTCTTCGAGCGTAACAGTGGTGCCAAGGCTGACGAGGCTTGTGTCTACGTCCTGCGTTTCTACGATCTGCGCTTTGCTCAGCTGATACTCCAGAAGCAGCACTCGGTTTTCAAGTTTTTCCTGCTCTTCCTTCGCCGCGTGATACTCCGCGTTCTCGCTGAGGTCTCCAAATCCGCGAGCCTCTTCGAGCTTAGCCGCTATTTCATATCTTCCTTCGCTGCGAAGGGAGACAAGTTCAGCCTTAAGCTTTTCATAGCCCTCGCGCGTCATTACAACTTTATCTTCTGCTTGTTTAGCCATTTTAACCCCACCTAAGAGTAACAATTCTCAATTCTTAAGAATTTTAGCAGATATATGGCAAAATATCAAACGGCTTTAACGCGACGGGCAGCTGGCCGCGTAAATTTACAAAATTTATGCGGACGTCTTTGGAATAAATATTTACGGCTTTTTTATTTTTATCTATTAGAGTATAATGGGCAGCTAAATATTTAATCAGGGCAGTGATCTACGATGGATAAAATTACTGATTTCGAGCAGGCCAGACTGCTTTATATCCCGCAGCTTCCTCCAGCGCTCCAGCACGGCGCCGCCGTGGAGGAGCGCTGCTTGGGGGCCACGGTGGCTGCGGGCGGCGAAGAAGAGATAGCCGCGTTATTTCCAGAGATATTCGGACTTCCGCGCGTTTGTTTTGATCAAAGGGCCGAACGGGCGGAGGGCGCGCCTTTGGCCGTTGGAGTAGTGTTTTCAGGAGGTCAGGCCCCCGGCGGCCACAATGTCGTCTCCGGCCTTTTCGACGGCATAAAATCAATAAACGGCGCAAGCCGCCTCTACGGTTTTAAAAACGGCCCGGATGGGTTGATCGCGAATAAATACATTGAGCTGGACGCGCCGTTAGTTGACCGCTACCGCAACACCGGCGGCTTTGACATGCTCTGTTCAAGCAGGACGAAACTTGAAAGGCAGGAGCAGTTCGACGCCGTTTTCGCAAATGCGGCGGCGCTTGCGCTCTCCGCTATCGTCATAATCGGCGGCGATGACTCAAATACGAACGCCTGCCTTCTTGCTGAAGATTTTGCAAGGCGCGGAAGCGCTCTGCGCGTCGTCGGCTGCCCAAAGACGATAGACGGCGATTTGAAGAACGAATACATCGAAACCAGTTTCGGTTTTGATACGGCAAGCCGCGTCTACTCAAACCTCATCGGCAATATTTGCCGCGACGCGCTTTCCGCCGGAAAATACTGGCATTTTATAAAGCTTATGGGACGTTCGGCTTCGCACCTGACGCTTGAATGCGCGCTGCGGACGCACCCGAACGTCGCTCTCATATCGGAAGAGATAAGGGCGAAAAACATTCCTCTTTCGCAGATAGTGGACGAACTCGCCGCGGTGGTAGCGGCAAGGGCCGGCGAAGGGAAAAATTTTGGAGTGGCGCTCGTCCCCGAAGGGCTTATTGAATTCATACCAGAGATAGGCGTGCTGATAGACGAGCTGAACGACATTTTCGCAAAACGCGGCGCAAGGATAGACGCGCTCGAGGATGTCGACAGAGAGAGCTACATAACTAAATATCTGTCGGCAAAATCAGTCTACGTTTATCAAAGCCTGCCGGAAAGGATACGCTTTCAGCTCTGCGCCGAACGCGACCCGCACGGAAACGCGCAGGTCTCAGTCGTTGAGACGGAAAAACTGCTCGCGGATATGGTGCGCGAACGTCTGCGCGCCATGATGCGCGAGGGGCGCTATAAAGCCTCCTTCCACCCGGCTTTTCACTTTCTTGGCTATGAGGGGCGCTGCGCCGCGCCGTCGAACTTTGACGCCAACTACTGCTACGCGCTTGGCTATAACGCGGCCGCGCTCATAGCCGCTGGCAGAAGCGGTTATATCTCCTGCATCTGGAATATGGAGATGCCTGCGTGTGAGTGGAAGTGCGGAGGCGTTCCGCTTACCGCCATGATGGACATGGAGCGCCGCAAGGGCGAGATGAAGCCGGTCATCAGAAAGAGTTTGGTGGACTTAGAAGGCGCGCCGTTCAAATATTTCGCGGCTCGACGCCAGCTGTGGACGAAGGGTGAGGATTATCTCTACCCGGGCAGCATACAATATTTCGGGGCGCGAAAGCTCTGCGACGATATCTCGGAGACTCTCAAACTTGAAAAGGGAGCGCTGCGCGCATAAGCTATACCAAGAGCGGTAAAATATCAATCGGCTTTGGTGCTTGACATTGAGCGCATTTAGTAGTATAAATCCTTCCAATGAACTTAATATTCTTGACGCTATGAAGGGGATAGTAAGGTTCATCTTCTTAACAGAGAGAGGCTTGTCACGCTGCAAGGGCCTTTAAGAGATGAGCGCCGAAGACCACCCCAGAGCGGACGCCGAATCGCGGCAACAGGTCGCGGGTAAGGCGTATGGGTGCGCCCAGCACAGCGCAAAGAGGGCCGTCATCGTGCGGCCGAAACGGAGTGGAACCGCGTCGTTGTTTATAATGCCGCCTCCTGTACAGAGTTGTACAGGGGCGGCTTTTTTAATAATCTAAAAGGAGGAATAATTATGGGAGTAATCGAAAGGTACCGCGAACTTTTGCCTGTTACGGACAAGACGCCGGCCATCACGCTGGGCGAGGGATCGACGCCGCTGGTGCGTCTTGGCGGCCTCAGCGAAATGCTCGAGATAGAGCTTTACGCGAAGCTCGAAGGCTGTAACCCGTCCGGGTCGTTTAAAGACAGGGGCATGGTAATGGCCGTCGCCAAGGCGCTTGAGGGCGGAGCGTCCGCTCTTGTCTGCGCCTCTACGGGAAACACCTCCGCATCCGCCGCGGCTTACGCCGCCGCCGCTTCTGTGCCGTGCTTTGTTCTGCTGCCCGCGGGCAAGGTGGCTCTTGGAAAGCTCGCGCAGGCTCTAATGTATGGCGCGAAGGTGATTGCGGTCAACGGAAATTTTGACAAGGCTCTTGAAATGGCGCGCGAAGCGGCTGAAAAGGAGGGTTATGCCATCGTGAACTCCGTCAACCCGTACCGGCTATGGGGCCAAAGAAGCGGCGCGTGGGAGATATGCGAAGCTCTAGGCAAAGCGCCAGATCTGCACGCGATACCTGTGGGCAACGCGGGAAACATCAGCGCCTACTGGGCCGGATACAAACAATATAACGAGCTTGGAAAAATAGAAAATATGCCGCGCATGATGGGCTTTCAGGCATCGGGAGCCGCGCCGCTGGTCACAGGAAAGCCGTGCCCCGCGCCTGAGACGGTCGCCACGGCGATACGCATCGGAAACCCCGTGAGCGCGCATCTTGCAAAGGATGCCGTGGCAGAATCGCACGGCGAATTCAACTCTGTGACGGATGAAGAGATACTTGCCGCGCAGCTTATTCTTTCGTCTAAGGGCGGCATCTTTGCTGAGCCTGCGTCGTGCGCGCCGCTTGCCGGGCTTATCAAGCTGAAAAAAGAGGGAAAGCTCGCGCGCGGCCTGACGGCCGTCATGATACTCACAGGCAACGGTCTCAAGGATCCGGATACGGCGATGTCGCAGGTGGGCCGTCCCGTTGAGATAGGCGACAATATCGAAGAACTGCTCGAGGTGATGAAAAGTTGAAGCCGCTCATTTCTCTGCGCGTTCCCGCAACCAGCGCGAACCTCGGCTCGGGTTTTGACACGATAGGAATGGCGGTCTCGCTTTATAACATTTTTAAGGTGACGGAGCTGCTGCCGGCAGGAGAGTTCAAGGTAGAGGCGCACGGCGAAGGCGCGCGCGAGCTGTCGTCAGCAAAGGCGAACCTCGTCGTCCAGTCCTATGAGCGCACCTGCGAGCGCTGGAATGTAAAAGGGCCGGGATTTTCTTTGTGGTGCCACAACATAATCCCGTTGTGCCGCGGGCTTGGAAGCTCGGCCGGAGCCGTGGTGGCCGGCGTGCTGATAGCAAAACACTTAACCGGCTTCAACGCGGACGAGGACGAACTTCTGCGCGCAATGACGGTCATTGAGGGCCACCCCGACAACGTCGCTCCCTGTTTTCTGGGGGGGATGGTCGTAAGCTGCTGGGACGGCCGCGACCTGCGCTATGTAAACCTTCCAGCTCTGCCGCCCGAGGTGCTCTGCGTAGCTGCCGTGCCGGACGCTCGCGTAAAAACTTCAGACGCGCGCAGAGCGCTTCCCAAAGAGGTGCCCTTTGAAGACGCGGTCTTCAACGTCGGGCGCGCGGCTCTTCTTACAGCGGCGTGGGCGACGGGCCGATGGGACTATCTAAAATGGGGTATGGACGATAAACTGCACCAGCAGTACAGAAGCAAACTTTTCTCCGGCGGCGAGGTGATATTCTCGCGTGTGGAAGAGCTGCCGGAATGTCTCAGCGTCGCGATAAGCGGCTCCGGCCCGAGCGTCATTGCGCTCGTAAAAGGCCCCGCGCAGCGCGTGGCGGAGGCTATGTGCCGCACCTTCACCGAATACGGCGTGCGTTCGCAGTATTTCGTACTGGACGGGAGCGCGCAGGGCGCGAGAGTGGACCTTTCGATGGAGCTTTCCGATGAACTTAAAAAAATTGGAGGCGGAAAATGATGGAATGGGAAAAATTGCCCCTTACCGTACTTAAATTCGGCGGCAGCTCCGTCGCGGATTCGGAACGTATGCTGCATGTTGCGAAACTGGTGAAAAAATTTCGCGACGAGGGCAGCCGCGTCGCCGTTGTCGTCTCCGCGATGGGCAACATGACGGACGATCTCCTTGCGCTGGCAAGCGACGTGGCGACGGAAAAAGACGGCCGCGAGCTGGATCAGCTGCTTGCCACCGGCGAACAGCAGAGCGTGGCTCTGCTTGCTCTCGCGCTGAAGCAGTTTGGGCTGCCCGCGCAGTCTTTCACCGCGCAGCAGGCTGGCATCCGCGCGCAGGGCTTCCCGATGGAGGGGCGCATCTATAGGATAGAGCCGGCCGCGGTCGAAAAGGTGCTAAACGAAGGCGCAGTAGCCGTGATCACGGGATTTCAGGCGATAACGGACGCGGGCGACGTCATAACGCTTGGCAGGGGCGGCTCCGACCTTTCGGCGGTGGCTCTTGCCGCCTCGCTTGGCGCTTCGTCCTGCCGGCTCTTGAAGGACGTGGCCGGGATATACACCGGCGACCCGAGAGTCGTAAAAAAACCGCGCAAACTTAGCTATATGGGTTTTGACGAGTGCATGGAACTTGCCGTTCAGGGTGCGGGAGTGCTGCAGGCGCGCAGCGTCGAGATGGCGGCGCGCTACAACATCCCGCTTTACGTCGGTTCCAGCTTTGTAGAAGAGGAGGGTACATGGGTTATGAGCAATCCCGTAACGGAAGGGTTAATCGTAAAGGCTGTAGTGCATGACCTTAAGGTCGCAAAAGTAGTGCTTCTTGGGGTGCCGGACATTCCAGGGGTTGCTGCGCGGCTCTTCGCCGAGCTTGCCGACAACGGCGTCGGTGCAGAGATGATAATACAGAACAACATGAGCGGCGGCGTCAACGACATCGGATTTCTCGTCAAAAAGACGCATCTTGAAGCGGCAAGCCAGGTTTGCCGCAAGATATGCCGCGACATAGACGCGCAGGGAGTATCTTTCGACACCGAGATAGCGCGCGTTTCGATAGTCGGCGCCGGCATCGCGAACCATCCCGAAGTGCCGTCGAAGATGTTCTCGATACTGGCCGAGGCCGGCATCAACATAGACATGATAGCCTCCACCTCGCTAGCCGTCACCTGCATCGTCGGCAGCTCTCGAGCTGAGGACGCTGTGCGCGAGCTGCACGACCATTTCATAGACGAGGCGGCGTTCTGATGGACGGCAAGAGAGTAGCGGTACTGGGCGCCACTGGGCTTGTAGGGCGCGAGATGCTCTTTACGCTGGAGCAGAGAAATTTTCCCGTATCTGAACTCATACCTCTTGCCTCGCCGCGGTCGGCGGGCAAAACGATAAAATTTCGCGGCCGCGATGTGACTGTACGCGCCGTAACGGAAGACTCGTTCAAAGGAGTGGACATCGCCATCTTCTCGGCGGGCGGCAAGGCCTCAAGAGAATGGGCGCCGGTCGCGGCCGGCGCCGGCGCGGTCGTCATCGACAACAGCTCCGCGTGGCGCATGGACCCGGACGTGCCGCTCGTCGTGCCCGAGATAAACCCGCAGGACATCGCGCTTGCGAAAAAGGGCATCATAGCGAACCCAAACTGTTCTACGATACAGGCGGTGGTTGCGCTTTACCCGCTGCATCTGGCGGCCGGGCTGAAATATATAAACGTCAGCACCTACCAGTCCGTCGCGGGCACAGGCAAGGCGGCAATAGAATCGCTGCGCGACGGAGCGAAGGCTTCGATAAAGGGTGAAAACTACCATGACGAAGTCTACCCTCACAGCATCGCCTTCAACCTGCTGCCGCAAATAGGCCCGTTTGACGACGAGGGCATCTCCGAAGAGGAATGGAAGATGGTCAACGAATCGCGTAAGATAATGCACCTGCCAAATCTGCGCGTAAGCGGCATCACCGTCCGTGTTCCCGTATTTCGCGGGCACGGCGAGAGCGTGACGGCGCAGTTTGAGCGCCCCATCACGCCGGAAGCCGCGCGCGAGATATTAAAAAAGGCGCAGGGCGTAGTCGTCCGTGACGATCCCAAAAACGCGGAATATCCTATGCCGGTCGACGTGGCGGGCCGCGACGAGGTCTGCGTGGGGCGCATCCGCCGCGACACAGGGCTTGACGGCGCGCTCGCCATGTGGGTCGTAGGCGACAACCTTCGCAAGGGCGCGGCGCTCAACGCGGTGCAGATAGCGGAGAAATTGCTGTAACTTTTTTCTTTGACAAAAAATCATAAATAAAAAATTCAAAGGCCGCGGTTTTCTTCGGCCTTTGGATTTTTTTGACGTCATCATTATGCTGGTATAAAATATACGGATATGTTGAGAATGAGGTGCGGCCGTGAAGCTTTCTGAAATTATGGAAAAAATAGAAAAAAGAATGCCCAAACGCTGGGCCGAGGAATGGGACAACCCAGGGCTTCAGGCGGGCAGCGCGGATAGCAACGTGCGGAAGATAGCGCTTGCGCTCGACGCCTCCGACGCGGCCGTTCACGAAGCGGCGACTGCCGGTTGTCAGCTTCTTTTTACGCATCACCCGATACTTTTTCGTCCGATCAGATCTGTCACCGACGAAAACTACGCAGGGCGCGCCGTGACCGCCGCTATACGTGAGGGCGTAGCCATCTACGCCGCTCATACCAACTGGGATTCGTCCCCCGAAGGCGTCAACTTTACCCTTGCGTCGCTTCTTTGCCTTAAAAATTTATCTCCTCTTGCGCCAAGCGCGGGCGGCGCATGGGGAATGGGCGCCGTGGGCGATTTTGACGCGCCTGTAGACCTTAAAAAACTAGCTGCGCTTTTAAAAGAACGATGGCGGCTTTCCAACTTTACTCTCTACGGAGACCCGCGGCGTGAAATAAAGCGCGCGGCCATAGGCGGCGGCGCCTGCCAGGAATTTTGGCGCGAAGCAAAAGCCTTGGGCGCTGACGTATTCATCACGGCGGACCTCTCCT is a genomic window of Cloacibacillus sp. containing:
- the lptC gene encoding LPS export ABC transporter periplasmic protein LptC; its protein translation is MQKKISKTKIILLTVVAVTAVGVFYMWRDLNLDSIKKVPIPDVVVENLDLNRVIKGDTWKFRSPRVEHKEGMVYGDSMDVTITSPNGRVSHITAEKGVFSRANNDLTLKNAVGRMQEKDKVYDLKSGNVFYEAAKENWHFSDGIELIIGKIKVSGKNGTYDTKSGDCKITNGGLITWSD
- a CDS encoding D-alanine--D-alanine ligase, whose amino-acid sequence is MKIVVLYGGTSPEREVSLNSGVAVADALREFGYEVEAYDITSIRTFIEKWPSFKADGVFIALHGGWGEDGRLQAVLEAFEIPYTGSGPEASMLSMDKSAAKLVFINAGIPVPEGFIATKENDARDAAEKFLKKYGKIIVKPNGSGSTVGVTQLTDIGGYGAALALAWESEPKALVEQFIEGEELTVPAFEDAVEGLRALPAIHIKPKSGYYDYKNKYTAGNTEYVCPADFSCEISQKIAEYGAAAHRALGCSSYSRTDLRLAPDGGLFVLELNTAPGMTSTSLVPKAAKAAGMSFGEFLDKVIKNSFSK
- the greA gene encoding transcription elongation factor GreA, encoding MAKQAEDKVVMTREGYEKLKAELVSLRSEGRYEIAAKLEEARGFGDLSENAEYHAAKEEQEKLENRVLLLEYQLSKAQIVETQDVDTSLVSLGTTVTLEDLDMKKKFVYTLVGTEEADIKENRISAASPVGKAVMGKRVDDEVMVRTPRGIRHLKVEKIQLK
- a CDS encoding diphosphate--fructose-6-phosphate 1-phosphotransferase; amino-acid sequence: MDKITDFEQARLLYIPQLPPALQHGAAVEERCLGATVAAGGEEEIAALFPEIFGLPRVCFDQRAERAEGAPLAVGVVFSGGQAPGGHNVVSGLFDGIKSINGASRLYGFKNGPDGLIANKYIELDAPLVDRYRNTGGFDMLCSSRTKLERQEQFDAVFANAAALALSAIVIIGGDDSNTNACLLAEDFARRGSALRVVGCPKTIDGDLKNEYIETSFGFDTASRVYSNLIGNICRDALSAGKYWHFIKLMGRSASHLTLECALRTHPNVALISEEIRAKNIPLSQIVDELAAVVAARAGEGKNFGVALVPEGLIEFIPEIGVLIDELNDIFAKRGARIDALEDVDRESYITKYLSAKSVYVYQSLPERIRFQLCAERDPHGNAQVSVVETEKLLADMVRERLRAMMREGRYKASFHPAFHFLGYEGRCAAPSNFDANYCYALGYNAAALIAAGRSGYISCIWNMEMPACEWKCGGVPLTAMMDMERRKGEMKPVIRKSLVDLEGAPFKYFAARRQLWTKGEDYLYPGSIQYFGARKLCDDISETLKLEKGALRA
- the thrC gene encoding threonine synthase → MGVIERYRELLPVTDKTPAITLGEGSTPLVRLGGLSEMLEIELYAKLEGCNPSGSFKDRGMVMAVAKALEGGASALVCASTGNTSASAAAYAAAASVPCFVLLPAGKVALGKLAQALMYGAKVIAVNGNFDKALEMAREAAEKEGYAIVNSVNPYRLWGQRSGAWEICEALGKAPDLHAIPVGNAGNISAYWAGYKQYNELGKIENMPRMMGFQASGAAPLVTGKPCPAPETVATAIRIGNPVSAHLAKDAVAESHGEFNSVTDEEILAAQLILSSKGGIFAEPASCAPLAGLIKLKKEGKLARGLTAVMILTGNGLKDPDTAMSQVGRPVEIGDNIEELLEVMKS
- the thrB gene encoding homoserine kinase is translated as MKPLISLRVPATSANLGSGFDTIGMAVSLYNIFKVTELLPAGEFKVEAHGEGARELSSAKANLVVQSYERTCERWNVKGPGFSLWCHNIIPLCRGLGSSAGAVVAGVLIAKHLTGFNADEDELLRAMTVIEGHPDNVAPCFLGGMVVSCWDGRDLRYVNLPALPPEVLCVAAVPDARVKTSDARRALPKEVPFEDAVFNVGRAALLTAAWATGRWDYLKWGMDDKLHQQYRSKLFSGGEVIFSRVEELPECLSVAISGSGPSVIALVKGPAQRVAEAMCRTFTEYGVRSQYFVLDGSAQGARVDLSMELSDELKKIGGGK
- a CDS encoding aspartate kinase, with product MMEWEKLPLTVLKFGGSSVADSERMLHVAKLVKKFRDEGSRVAVVVSAMGNMTDDLLALASDVATEKDGRELDQLLATGEQQSVALLALALKQFGLPAQSFTAQQAGIRAQGFPMEGRIYRIEPAAVEKVLNEGAVAVITGFQAITDAGDVITLGRGGSDLSAVALAASLGASSCRLLKDVAGIYTGDPRVVKKPRKLSYMGFDECMELAVQGAGVLQARSVEMAARYNIPLYVGSSFVEEEGTWVMSNPVTEGLIVKAVVHDLKVAKVVLLGVPDIPGVAARLFAELADNGVGAEMIIQNNMSGGVNDIGFLVKKTHLEAASQVCRKICRDIDAQGVSFDTEIARVSIVGAGIANHPEVPSKMFSILAEAGINIDMIASTSLAVTCIVGSSRAEDAVRELHDHFIDEAAF
- a CDS encoding aspartate-semialdehyde dehydrogenase — protein: MDGKRVAVLGATGLVGREMLFTLEQRNFPVSELIPLASPRSAGKTIKFRGRDVTVRAVTEDSFKGVDIAIFSAGGKASREWAPVAAGAGAVVIDNSSAWRMDPDVPLVVPEINPQDIALAKKGIIANPNCSTIQAVVALYPLHLAAGLKYINVSTYQSVAGTGKAAIESLRDGAKASIKGENYHDEVYPHSIAFNLLPQIGPFDDEGISEEEWKMVNESRKIMHLPNLRVSGITVRVPVFRGHGESVTAQFERPITPEAAREILKKAQGVVVRDDPKNAEYPMPVDVAGRDEVCVGRIRRDTGLDGALAMWVVGDNLRKGAALNAVQIAEKLL